The Neorhodopirellula lusitana DNA window GATCAAGTTAATGATGACTTGCACAACCGCGTGCTTTTCCAACAATACATCTGGGCCTGATTGATAGTCTTCTTCCAGCCGAACGCCATGTCGGACGAGTGAGGCGATGTTCATTTTGATCGCCTCTTGGACCACCTTTTGGGGCGAAATGGGTTCGCGAGGGGCACGTCGTTGCGAGAAGGTCTTTTGGCTCGCTACGATTTCATTGACATGTTCAATTTTTTCTATCAACTCACCCACCTCCGTCAGTTGGGCCTGACGATCCGATACGGATGTTGAGGCAAGTGCGCGAAGGAAGCTCGGAAGCTGCTTGCCGCGTTGGTCGCTGGTGAAGAAGTGTGTCAGGTCTTGTTGATGTTCCAGTATCAATTGGGATGCCTTGGTCAGGTGGTCGCAGGTTGGCATTGCGATTTGGTCGCGCAGTGTTTGGACCGATACATTTATGCTGTTCAGCGCGTTCCCAACGTTGTGAAGAACATCCGTGGCAAGCTCAGCCATGCCAGCTTGCCGTGCGGCGGCCTGCAGTTCATTCGCCAGCACTTCCCGTTCGCGTTCGGAGTCTTTTCGCTGAGTCATGTCAGACTCGATTCGGATGAAGTTCATGACGTTGCCATCCGCATCCAAGATCGGACGTACCTCGATTTCAACCCAGTAGGCCGTGCCGTCTTTGCGGTAGTTGACTACCTCGACGTCATAGCCTTTGCTTTCGCTAAGGGATTTCTGCATATGAATGATGGTTTGTTTGTCTGTGTCGGGACCTTGTAAGAATTGTCCCGGTACGCGGCCAATGACTTCGTCAGCCTGGTAGCCCGTCATACGTCGAAAACCATCGTTGACCCATTCGATTTTTGATTCGGAGTCTGTGATCACGACTGAGTTGGAGGTGTGCTTCGCGACGAGGGAAAGCTTGTCAGCCAAGTCCTTCGCGTCGGCTAATTCGACGGACTGCTGCGATAGTTTTTTGAATTGTGATGAGATTGTCCTGGCGACTTTGCGTGCCAGAAACAGAAAGGCGATCGTCGAAATGAGTCCGGTCACCAAAATTGACATCGACGCTTGCGCGACCAGTTCCGTCGCACGGTTTGCGGAATCACTGGTGACTGTCGAAGAACGCCGAAGTAGTTTGCTTTTGACGTTGGCGTACTTCCGTGCGTGGTCAGCGAGTTTTGCCTTCAACGAATCGCGTTGGGAAGCGAGGGTCAGCCATTGCACACAATTTTGATAGAGCCCATTTACTTGGTCGATTTTGTGAGTTTCGGTTTGAGGTGGTGCCGAAACTCGGTCGGTTGGGACGCTCGAACCAAAGAATGATTCTTCTAGCTGTTGCAGTGCATGGGTGGGGTCATCGAGACTCGCATGCGAGTTATCGGTAGTTGATTTGTCTTGAACCGTGTCGATGTTGGTTTTTTGGACGCTCGTAATCGCTTGTGTGCCAGTGGGGTCAGTCTCGAGATTTTGTCGTAGACGATCGATTCGCAGCCTGATTTGGTTGTCTCGTATGTCGATCAACGCATCTTGATTGGTTTCCGAAACCATGCGCAGTTGCAGTTGCATTAGATCCTGAAGATCGGCGACTTCAGTCGAATGCATTGCTTGTGGTGGCCAGTTTGTTAGGAATTGCTGAGCCGCGAGTTGAGCGGGCTTACCCTCCAGTTTTCGATACTTACGGAAGGCTTTCGCGATGTCGAGCATTCGCAAGCCTTGGGTGGTTTGCAAGATCGCATGCAAACGATGGATGGAGTTCTCGGTTTGCTCGATGCTATTGGCGCGTGATCGTCCGAGCCGGTCACATTGAAGTGCCTGGCGAACACAAGCATCGTGCAAGGTTTGGATTTCAGTAACGAGTTTTTCGATTTCCTGAACAATGCCGGTGATTCGCTGATCAGCCAGTCTCGGTTCGTTTGCCGCCAAATAGATTGTCGGTGACTCCATTTGTTCGGGCTTGAGTCGCTGGATCGCCGTTTGATCGTTCAGTAGGTGAAGCGAATCACTACTGAACGTCCCGATGATTCGGTCAGCGCGAGAGGCGATTTCGGACACCTCGACACGCAACGCATCTCCCGCAACCCGATCCGCTCGGATACAAATCAGTGACCAGAAACTCATTGCCAGGACGATCGCAAGCGTGCTCAGGCCGACGATTGTCAGTAGCCAGACAAGTCCTGTTTTCGGGTTGGATGCTGGATTGCTATTCAGTCGTGGGCTATTCATGAAGATTGCCCTCCGACAAGTCAGACCACTCAATCGAAACGACTGCACCATTTCGTAGCATCGTCGGCCAAACCATGTGGCTGGCTTGATGATCGATGTCGGACAATTCGAGCGGTTGGGTGAAGCCCATTTCAAACTTGCCAAGTGCTTCGAATGACTCGATGACGCTTTCTCTGCCACATGTGAAATGCGTTGAATGTAAAGCACATAGAAGGATTCTGGCGGCGATGTAGCCTTCCAGCGAGCCGAAGCTGCGTTCGTGCTGGCTCTTATCGAGACGGTCCATCGCTTCTCGATACTGAACTGCGATGGGAATGTCAGATTCGGGATGCGGGACGACTTGAGTGATGATCACACCATTGGAATCGTCGCCTAACGCTTTTGCCAAAGAGACCGACCCGACGAATGAGACGTTCAGGAACAGACCGTCATAGTCCATTGCTTTTGCACGTTGAATGAACTTGGCGCAAGGGGCGTAAGTGCCGACCATGATGATGGCCTTGGGCGGCACTTGATGCAGCATGATTTCCGCAAGTCCGATTTCAACAGACAAGGTGTTTCGTTCAAAACGCCCGTGAGCGATGTCTTTCGCTTTCCGAACGCCATGCATCTTTAACGCTTGAATGCCGCCAATGAATCCTGCATCACCATAGGCATCTCGTTGGGTAAAGAACGCGATTTCCGAGGGCTTAATCTTTGCATGTTTGACTAACGCATTCACCATTGCCGCGGTTTCTTCCGCATAGCTGGCACGGTAGTTGATGACGTAGCGGGTGGGCGGACTACGCCGCAGAATGTCGGCGCCGCTGTAGGCGCCGATAAAGGGTGTGCGGGTTTCGCTGGCAATGGGAACCGCTGCGATCGCCGTCGGGGTTCCGACATTACCGATGATGCCGAGCACGTTGTCTTGTTCAATCAAACGACGCATGTTGATGATCGTTTGGCTTGGTTCGTAGCCATCGTCGTACGCAATCAGGCTGATTGGTTCCCCTTGGATTCCGCCGTTCAGGTTGGCCTCTTGGAATGCGATCTCGACACCGATTTGCATGTTGGTTCCCAGGTCCGCGGCAGGGCCACTGAGTGCCGTCGACATGCCCATGACGAAACGAGGCGTTTGTTCGGGGACCTTTGCGAACGATTGCACTGAAGCCATCGCACAAATGCAAATCACCAAGGCCGGAAGCCATGTTCGTACTGAAGGTAATATTCGATGAATACGCATCTGACTACTTTCCTTCTAGACGTGTGCGGGATGGTGATCGCCAACGGATACGTCCGTTAGCGGAAATGTGGCGTGCCCATCGGTTGGTGAGTCTTGTGGAACCGAGATCGGCAGAACGAGAGCGAAACAGGCTCCGATACCGGACGGGTTGTTCCCAATTTGCAGTTCGCCACCGAGTGTTTGGGCGGCGGCCACGCTTGAATGCAGACCGAACCCATGCCCGTCGCTTTTGGTGGTGAAACCGAACTCCTGGATTCGGGGAAGCACGTCGGCGGGAATTCCTGGACCGTTGTCACTCACTGTGAAGTAGGTGTTGCCGTCGGCTTGCTTAATCGAAAGTTCAATCGTTCTGGCCACGGAAGTTACCTCGCGGACCGCGTCTTGCGCGTTGGCGATCAGGTTGACCAAAATCTGTAACACCTTCGTTCGATCGGTCATGATCTTTGCGGTTGTATTGAAGTTGCGTTCGATCGCAATGTCATATTCAGAGTGTCGGCCCAGATTGATCAGTTCCGCTTGACTCATCAGTTCCGTCGCAGACTCATCTGAAAGCGAGTTGGACGAAGAGGCCTGGTCTTGTTGTATCCGGATGATTTGATTGATATGGCTGATGTGATTGCGAAGATGATACGTCTCTTCGGTAAGCTTTTCTTTGCAGTCCAGCAGGGCTGCGGAAACTTGTTCAATGAAATCAGGAAGGCGTTTTCCGCGGTCGTCGTTGGTCAGGTAGTCGCCTAGGTTTTCACGGTTTTGGTTCATCGTGTTGACGGCCCGCAACAGCAGCTGGATTGGGCAGTCGTCAAGCATCGTAGCGATCAAGCTCGACGACGTGTTCACTCCGTTTAGCGAGTTGCCGACGTTATGCAACACTCCCGAAGCCACTTCAGCCATGCCTGCTTTGCGGGACGCACTGACCAGTTGGCGATTGGTTTCTGCAAGCTCGTTTTCAGAGGCGATTCGAGAGGTTTCGTCACGAGCAATCACAATGTAACCGCCGTTGCCATCGACGGCCCCGATCGACATGCGACATGGGAATCGGGATCCATCATCGCGGCAGCACCGCAACGAAATCTCTACTTGGTTGATGCTTGATGGTGTGTCCGAAGTCTTTTCAGGGGCCACGATTTCCGCAAACGTTTGATTGTTTAAGAACAGATCAAATGAATGGCCGTTCAGGAATTTCACAGAGGTGGTCTTGTCTGCAGTCAAGAACATACGACCGGCTGCTTCGTTTGCTGCCATTACTTCGCCATTGGCGGCTACCGACAAAATTGCATCGGTCGCGTTCTCTAGAATTGAACGAATACGTGATTCGCTTTCTTTGAAATCATTGGTCATTCGTTCGGCCAATTTGATGGCTGACGATCGTTGACGTCCGATCGAAGAGATCACGACAAACAACAAAATGTCGATCAGAAGACCCAGCACTGCCACCGTTGGGCTGACCGAAGAATCGATGACGTTAAAGAATTCTGGCTTGGTGGAAAGCTCGATTGTCCAGTCGCGTCCGGATAGCGACAGATGCCGCTGTTCCGTGAAAGAGGCTGCTCGACCCGTTTCCGTTGGTGGTTTGTCGCCGTGGCTATCGAACAGCAGGTCTTTGCGGGATGGATCGACCGAGTCGTAGATCTGAAATGAAATGTCTGAGATTCCATCTCCAAGTATGCCGACCATCAAGTCGTCTAAACGAAAGGCTGCATAGACCCATCCCTTCAAGGCTTCGAACCGGGATTGTTCATCCAAAAGTGGTTTGTTTTTCTGGTAGATAGGCAGATAACACAGGACGCCAGCTTGAACATCCTGGTCGGTTTCTTGAATCAAGGTGATCTTGCCGGACACGGTGAGTAAGCCGGTTCGGGCGGCTCGTTCCATGGCCTTGTGACGAACTTCTTCTGAATACATGTCGTATCCGAACGCTCGTTCATTACGCCAATCAAAAGGTTCGATATAGACGATCGCGCTATAGAGGTCGCGGTCTCCTTGAGGATGCAATCGATAGTCAGGGAAGCCTTCAGCACGGATTCCCGCTTGGTGACTTGCGACTTCGGAACTGGGCACAACGACCGAGACAGCCGCCGCTTGGATGCCAGGAAAGCGTTCCAGAATTTCGCAACGCTGGATGTAATTGGTCCAGTCTTGCCGAGAGACGTTTTCTGATGCAGCAAAGAATGCCGTGCCGTCCCGAAGGACTTGTTCGTACTTCTGCATCCGTTCTTCGATGCGGCTTTGTACTTCCGCAGTTCGGAATTCGAAGCGATCGCGATCACGCCGCTCGACGTGACGATTGGTTAGAAACCATGCCAATCCGGTTAGCAACAGCGAAATGGCCAAGATGCCCCAGGCAGCCGCGCGGTTGTGAAGCAACTCGACACAGTGGTCCAGCGCTGAGGTGGATCCGCTAGGACGCCAGCTTGTGAGTTCCGAAAAGTCTTGCGAATTTGGTTTTACGCTTCGCATGACTCAAGTTCTGTTTGAGGAATTGCTGCGTCGCTCAATTCGCAGATTGTATGAATTGTTCGTTTGATCATTTCGATTTCGGATTGACGGGTTTCATGTTCACTGAGCAGCTTTCTTGAAAGGTCTTTCAGCATGCCGGGAAAGTGTTTTCCACGACGATCTTTGGTGAAGAATTCAGCGAGATTGTTTTCACGTTCTGAAAGCGTTTCCGCTGCTTGGGCGAGTGCGTTGACTCGGCTTTTGTTGGATTCTTGGTGAAGTAGCTGGACCGAGATGCTGACCTGTTTCAGCAGTTCGCTGATCTCGCCGCTTGATAGGCATTGGTTTTCCAACGCATCGCAGGCACGCAAAGTCGCATCAAAACCAGGCTCTTCTGCCAGCGCGGCTTCAATCGATTGTTGTCGACGCTCACGGATGCTGGATTTGTTGGAGGCGTTCAGGTTGGTGTGCGTTCGCGGGGCATTCTTACCGGCAAACAGTCGATCAAATTCTCGCCGACCAAAGAGGCTCGCGACGGAGAAGAAGC harbors:
- a CDS encoding two-component system sensor histidine kinase NtrB, encoding MNSPRLNSNPASNPKTGLVWLLTIVGLSTLAIVLAMSFWSLICIRADRVAGDALRVEVSEIASRADRIIGTFSSDSLHLLNDQTAIQRLKPEQMESPTIYLAANEPRLADQRITGIVQEIEKLVTEIQTLHDACVRQALQCDRLGRSRANSIEQTENSIHRLHAILQTTQGLRMLDIAKAFRKYRKLEGKPAQLAAQQFLTNWPPQAMHSTEVADLQDLMQLQLRMVSETNQDALIDIRDNQIRLRIDRLRQNLETDPTGTQAITSVQKTNIDTVQDKSTTDNSHASLDDPTHALQQLEESFFGSSVPTDRVSAPPQTETHKIDQVNGLYQNCVQWLTLASQRDSLKAKLADHARKYANVKSKLLRRSSTVTSDSANRATELVAQASMSILVTGLISTIAFLFLARKVARTISSQFKKLSQQSVELADAKDLADKLSLVAKHTSNSVVITDSESKIEWVNDGFRRMTGYQADEVIGRVPGQFLQGPDTDKQTIIHMQKSLSESKGYDVEVVNYRKDGTAYWVEIEVRPILDADGNVMNFIRIESDMTQRKDSEREREVLANELQAAARQAGMAELATDVLHNVGNALNSINVSVQTLRDQIAMPTCDHLTKASQLILEHQQDLTHFFTSDQRGKQLPSFLRALASTSVSDRQAQLTEVGELIEKIEHVNEIVASQKTFSQRRAPREPISPQKVVQEAIKMNIASLVRHGVRLEEDYQSGPDVLLEKHAVVQVIINLIKNAKESVVAANSHENIISVSVKRLVNQVQFSVRDNGKGIARENLIEIFRHGFTTKATGQGFGLHSAANVAQELGGTLSVKSDGEGKGATFTLTVPAMEIAPCVA
- a CDS encoding ABC transporter substrate-binding protein codes for the protein MQSFAKVPEQTPRFVMGMSTALSGPAADLGTNMQIGVEIAFQEANLNGGIQGEPISLIAYDDGYEPSQTIINMRRLIEQDNVLGIIGNVGTPTAIAAVPIASETRTPFIGAYSGADILRRSPPTRYVINYRASYAEETAAMVNALVKHAKIKPSEIAFFTQRDAYGDAGFIGGIQALKMHGVRKAKDIAHGRFERNTLSVEIGLAEIMLHQVPPKAIIMVGTYAPCAKFIQRAKAMDYDGLFLNVSFVGSVSLAKALGDDSNGVIITQVVPHPESDIPIAVQYREAMDRLDKSQHERSFGSLEGYIAARILLCALHSTHFTCGRESVIESFEALGKFEMGFTQPLELSDIDHQASHMVWPTMLRNGAVVSIEWSDLSEGNLHE
- a CDS encoding CHASE domain-containing protein, which translates into the protein MRSVKPNSQDFSELTSWRPSGSTSALDHCVELLHNRAAAWGILAISLLLTGLAWFLTNRHVERRDRDRFEFRTAEVQSRIEERMQKYEQVLRDGTAFFAASENVSRQDWTNYIQRCEILERFPGIQAAAVSVVVPSSEVASHQAGIRAEGFPDYRLHPQGDRDLYSAIVYIEPFDWRNERAFGYDMYSEEVRHKAMERAARTGLLTVSGKITLIQETDQDVQAGVLCYLPIYQKNKPLLDEQSRFEALKGWVYAAFRLDDLMVGILGDGISDISFQIYDSVDPSRKDLLFDSHGDKPPTETGRAASFTEQRHLSLSGRDWTIELSTKPEFFNVIDSSVSPTVAVLGLLIDILLFVVISSIGRQRSSAIKLAERMTNDFKESESRIRSILENATDAILSVAANGEVMAANEAAGRMFLTADKTTSVKFLNGHSFDLFLNNQTFAEIVAPEKTSDTPSSINQVEISLRCCRDDGSRFPCRMSIGAVDGNGGYIVIARDETSRIASENELAETNRQLVSASRKAGMAEVASGVLHNVGNSLNGVNTSSSLIATMLDDCPIQLLLRAVNTMNQNRENLGDYLTNDDRGKRLPDFIEQVSAALLDCKEKLTEETYHLRNHISHINQIIRIQQDQASSSNSLSDESATELMSQAELINLGRHSEYDIAIERNFNTTAKIMTDRTKVLQILVNLIANAQDAVREVTSVARTIELSIKQADGNTYFTVSDNGPGIPADVLPRIQEFGFTTKSDGHGFGLHSSVAAAQTLGGELQIGNNPSGIGACFALVLPISVPQDSPTDGHATFPLTDVSVGDHHPAHV